One stretch of Siphonobacter curvatus DNA includes these proteins:
- a CDS encoding GH3 auxin-responsive promoter family protein has protein sequence MVPIRSVLAKPVAAWVISKRRQWERKPAETQQFWLNKLLDSARNTEFGRNHFFKDIHSHADFQQAVPIRDYEALKPYVEKVTHGEPDILWPGKPLYFAKTSGTTSGIKYIPLSKESIGFHINGARDALLSYIHETGRSEFLDKKLIFLSGSPEMTTKHGIHVGRLSGISNHHVPGYLRTNQLPSWETNCIDDWETKLDRIIDETIHQPMSLISGIPPWVQMYFDRIQARTGKKIKDVFPDFQVFVYGGVNFEPYRAKLYDSIGKKIDSIETYPASEGFIAYQDSQVHPGLLMLLNQGIFYEFIPVEEFFTEKPRRLSIGEVEVGKNYAVIMNTNAGLWAYNIGDTVKFVSKDPYRIIVTGRIKHFISAFGEHVIGEEVEKAMAYAVSRQPETQVVEFTVAPQVAPPEGGLPYHEWLIEFANPPHDLEQFRQDLDTNLTKLNVYYDDLISGNILQRLQLTSLRRGAFIEFMKSQGKLGGQNKVPRLANDRTVADQLKPLV, from the coding sequence ATGGTACCCATTCGGTCAGTTTTAGCAAAGCCCGTCGCGGCCTGGGTTATATCAAAGCGTCGTCAGTGGGAACGTAAACCCGCTGAAACGCAGCAGTTTTGGTTAAATAAATTACTGGATTCCGCCCGGAACACCGAGTTTGGGCGGAATCACTTTTTTAAAGACATTCACTCCCACGCTGATTTTCAGCAGGCTGTACCCATTCGGGACTACGAAGCTCTGAAACCTTACGTAGAGAAAGTAACCCACGGCGAGCCGGATATTCTCTGGCCCGGCAAGCCCCTATACTTCGCTAAAACTTCGGGTACTACGTCAGGAATTAAATACATTCCCTTATCCAAAGAATCCATCGGATTTCACATCAACGGAGCCCGCGATGCCCTGTTGAGCTATATTCACGAAACGGGACGCTCGGAGTTTCTGGATAAGAAACTCATTTTTCTTTCGGGAAGTCCGGAAATGACGACTAAACACGGGATTCACGTGGGTCGCCTTTCCGGCATTTCCAATCACCACGTTCCGGGCTACCTGCGAACCAATCAGCTGCCCAGCTGGGAAACCAATTGCATTGACGACTGGGAGACCAAGCTCGACCGGATCATTGACGAGACTATTCACCAGCCCATGTCACTCATCTCGGGTATTCCGCCCTGGGTGCAGATGTACTTTGATCGGATTCAGGCCCGTACGGGTAAGAAAATTAAGGATGTGTTTCCGGATTTTCAGGTGTTTGTATACGGCGGCGTAAATTTCGAGCCGTACCGAGCCAAGCTATACGATTCCATCGGCAAGAAAATCGATTCCATTGAGACGTATCCGGCTTCGGAAGGCTTCATTGCCTATCAGGATAGTCAGGTGCATCCGGGTCTGCTGATGTTACTCAATCAGGGTATTTTCTACGAGTTTATACCGGTGGAGGAATTTTTCACGGAGAAGCCCCGGCGCCTGAGCATTGGCGAAGTGGAAGTAGGCAAGAACTACGCCGTGATCATGAATACCAACGCTGGCCTGTGGGCCTACAACATTGGAGATACGGTGAAGTTCGTTTCCAAGGATCCGTATCGGATTATTGTAACGGGACGGATCAAACACTTCATTTCGGCATTTGGCGAGCACGTGATTGGGGAGGAAGTAGAAAAAGCGATGGCCTACGCCGTAAGTCGTCAGCCCGAAACGCAGGTGGTGGAATTTACAGTAGCTCCGCAGGTAGCCCCCCCGGAGGGCGGTTTGCCGTACCACGAGTGGCTGATTGAGTTTGCCAATCCGCCGCATGATCTGGAGCAGTTCCGCCAGGATCTGGATACAAACCTGACCAAGCTCAACGTGTACTACGACGATTTGATCAGCGGAAATATTCTACAGCGTCTTCAATTGACGTCCTTACGGCGGGGAGCCTTTATTGAGTTTATGAAAAGCCAGGGCAAGTTGGGCGGACAGAATAAAGTACCTCGCCTAGCCAATGACCGTACGGTTGCGGATCAGCTCAAACCACTGGTATAA
- a CDS encoding sensor histidine kinase yields the protein MHEIAKVTLDTEMDLILAHKHTMKLAELTGMSLASQTTFATAVSEVSRTAIDRGMGASLILGLDNPKAQEWNLVALLNDRPEHGLDEHQFGLHYAQKLVDSFQVNTTSENTQISLYFRIFPSNRITEVKINQWKSLFQNELALSPYEEIKRKNRQLHALADRLKESETRYRTLTDSLPLIICTVNPQGKLLYANEWLVTYTGMTIQTINDRHWQGLFHAEDPAAQSAFWMDVLKKLQPFQFEVRIPEAQTQQYRWHMASFAPMFDEKKTLTHWSGFFVDIHAQKTIEKTLQANEALKHTQQKLEEYQQELESKVIELNRSNEELAQFAYVASHDLQEPLRKIQSFSTMLRVHYVADLKPEVTSLLERMHSSAERMHGLIKDLLTYSRLNTQPQPFQVVSLTEVFTDVLEDLDSVIQSSNAQIDLGPLPAVAGNSQQLHQLFQNLVSNALKFVPEDRTPQIRIYAHTSEHLPSKVLYDNRCVCITVEDNGIGFDEQYKDRIFQLFQRLHTRSEYVGTGIGLTICKKVAELHGGTIEVKSVPGKGSTFSVYLCKG from the coding sequence ATGCACGAGATAGCCAAAGTCACGCTGGACACCGAAATGGATCTCATCCTGGCCCACAAGCATACCATGAAACTGGCGGAGCTGACGGGTATGTCCCTGGCCTCTCAAACGACATTTGCTACAGCCGTCTCAGAAGTATCTAGAACGGCCATTGATCGGGGCATGGGTGCTTCGCTGATTCTGGGTCTAGACAACCCAAAAGCTCAGGAATGGAACTTGGTAGCCTTACTGAATGATCGGCCCGAGCACGGCCTGGACGAACATCAATTCGGCTTACACTATGCCCAAAAATTGGTGGATTCGTTTCAGGTAAATACCACGAGTGAGAATACCCAGATTTCCCTGTACTTCCGCATTTTTCCGTCTAACCGGATTACGGAGGTAAAAATCAATCAATGGAAGTCCCTCTTCCAGAATGAACTGGCCCTGTCGCCGTACGAAGAAATCAAGCGTAAAAATCGACAGCTACACGCCCTGGCGGATCGACTCAAGGAAAGCGAAACCCGCTACCGTACCCTGACGGATTCGCTCCCGCTGATTATCTGTACGGTTAACCCTCAAGGTAAGTTACTATACGCGAATGAATGGCTGGTCACCTATACGGGCATGACCATCCAGACGATCAATGACCGGCACTGGCAGGGGCTTTTTCACGCAGAAGACCCTGCCGCTCAATCTGCTTTTTGGATGGATGTTTTGAAAAAACTTCAGCCTTTTCAATTTGAAGTGCGTATTCCCGAAGCCCAAACACAACAGTATCGCTGGCACATGGCTTCTTTTGCCCCGATGTTTGATGAGAAGAAAACGCTGACGCACTGGTCAGGTTTTTTCGTAGACATACACGCTCAGAAAACTATTGAAAAGACGCTACAAGCTAACGAAGCCCTGAAGCATACGCAACAGAAACTCGAAGAATATCAGCAGGAACTGGAATCGAAAGTAATTGAGCTGAACCGCAGTAACGAAGAATTGGCTCAGTTTGCGTACGTAGCCTCGCACGATTTGCAGGAGCCCTTACGCAAAATTCAGTCGTTCAGTACCATGCTTCGGGTTCATTACGTGGCAGATTTGAAGCCCGAAGTGACCAGTCTGCTCGAACGGATGCACAGCTCCGCTGAACGCATGCACGGCCTCATCAAAGACCTGCTTACCTACTCGCGACTCAATACCCAACCGCAGCCTTTTCAAGTAGTATCGCTGACGGAAGTTTTTACTGATGTATTGGAAGACTTGGATTCAGTGATCCAGTCCAGCAATGCCCAAATCGACCTGGGTCCTTTACCCGCGGTGGCGGGTAACAGTCAGCAACTGCATCAGCTGTTTCAGAATCTCGTTTCCAATGCCTTGAAATTCGTCCCGGAGGACCGTACGCCACAGATTCGTATCTACGCCCATACGTCCGAGCATTTACCGTCAAAGGTACTTTACGACAATCGCTGCGTGTGCATCACCGTAGAAGACAACGGCATTGGTTTCGATGAGCAATACAAAGACCGGATTTTCCAGCTTTTCCAACGTCTCCATACTCGCAGTGAATACGTCGGTACGGGCATTGGATTGACCATCTGCAAAAAAGTAGCGGAATTACATGGGGGCACCATTGAAGTGAAAAGCGTGCCCGGAAAAGGATCGACCTTTAGCGTATATCTGTGTAAAGGCTAG
- a CDS encoding pyruvate dehydrogenase complex E1 component subunit beta has translation MNMRELQFREALREAMSEEMRRDPRVFLMGEEVAEYNGAYKVSQGMLDEFGPERVIDTPIAELGFAGIGVGAAANGLRPIIEFMTFNFSLVAIDQVINSAAKIYEMSGGQYNAPIVFRGPTGNAGQLAAQHSSNFESWYANTPGLKVVIPSNPADAKGLLKSAIRDNDPVIFMESEQMYGDKGQVPDGEYLIPIGVADVKREGTDVTIVSFGKVIPRIVMPAIEELQKEGISVELIDLRSVRPIDYGTLVKSIKKTNRCVVVEEAAPLASISAEVAYHLQRYAFDYLDAPVARVTSRDVPLPYAPTLIEEVLPNAKRVVSAVKSVLYRN, from the coding sequence TTGAACATGAGAGAATTACAATTTCGGGAGGCTCTCCGCGAAGCCATGAGCGAGGAAATGCGACGTGATCCCCGCGTTTTTTTGATGGGCGAAGAAGTTGCTGAATACAATGGTGCGTACAAGGTATCTCAAGGGATGCTTGACGAATTCGGACCGGAACGCGTAATCGATACACCCATTGCCGAGTTAGGCTTCGCCGGTATCGGCGTAGGAGCGGCGGCCAATGGTTTGCGTCCGATCATTGAGTTCATGACGTTTAACTTTTCGCTGGTAGCTATTGATCAGGTGATCAACTCGGCTGCTAAGATCTATGAAATGTCTGGCGGTCAGTACAATGCTCCGATCGTATTCCGCGGCCCTACCGGAAACGCCGGTCAGCTGGCAGCCCAGCACTCGTCGAACTTCGAGAGCTGGTACGCCAATACGCCGGGTTTGAAAGTGGTGATTCCTTCCAATCCTGCGGATGCCAAAGGTTTGTTGAAATCAGCTATCCGCGACAATGATCCGGTCATTTTCATGGAATCGGAGCAGATGTACGGCGACAAAGGCCAAGTACCCGATGGCGAATATCTGATCCCCATTGGCGTAGCCGACGTGAAACGGGAAGGAACCGACGTAACCATCGTTAGCTTTGGTAAAGTGATCCCCCGGATCGTGATGCCAGCCATCGAAGAATTACAGAAAGAAGGTATTTCCGTGGAACTGATTGACCTTCGTTCGGTTCGTCCGATTGACTATGGCACTTTAGTGAAATCGATCAAGAAAACCAACCGTTGCGTTGTTGTCGAAGAAGCGGCTCCGCTGGCTTCTATTTCGGCCGAAGTGGCTTACCACCTGCAACGCTACGCGTTCGATTACCTCGACGCTCCCGTTGCCCGCGTCACGAGCCGTGACGTTCCCCTGCCCTACGCTCCTACGCTGATTGAAGAAGTTCTTCCTAACGCAAAGCGAGTCGTTTCAGCAGTAAAATCAGTACTCTACCGTAACTAG
- a CDS encoding transmembrane 220 family protein, with the protein MKYLALLLVPVFVLFASWQYNDPDPLLWGTIYLLAAYAAFRAFQGKFNREMLLVLLIWSAAWAISSWSQMTAWEGFFSEGEGLTMKTPNQELAREACGLGIVAVAYLLFLGMSFSQKRS; encoded by the coding sequence ATGAAATACCTGGCTTTACTACTGGTTCCCGTTTTCGTACTGTTTGCCAGCTGGCAATACAACGACCCCGATCCACTGCTCTGGGGTACGATTTATCTCCTTGCGGCGTATGCCGCTTTTCGGGCTTTTCAGGGAAAGTTTAACCGCGAGATGCTTCTGGTTTTATTAATTTGGTCGGCGGCCTGGGCCATTAGCTCCTGGTCGCAGATGACAGCCTGGGAGGGTTTCTTTTCCGAAGGAGAAGGTCTGACCATGAAAACTCCCAATCAAGAATTAGCCCGCGAAGCTTGCGGATTGGGAATTGTAGCCGTGGCTTACTTGCTTTTTTTAGGAATGAGCTTTTCGCAAAAGCGTTCCTAA
- a CDS encoding STAS domain-containing protein has translation MDRIPILKMGQFLLVTIQIDLYDRIALNLETDLVQMIHKTGARGVLIDISAVSIVDSFMGRILGNIATMSKILDAETVVVGMQPAVAITLVELGLPLNGVFTALNVERGMILLQSRLASDPDEEEDEDDNPE, from the coding sequence ATGGACCGTATTCCAATTCTCAAGATGGGCCAGTTTCTGCTGGTGACCATTCAGATTGATTTGTACGATCGGATTGCCTTGAATCTGGAAACGGACTTGGTACAGATGATTCATAAAACCGGAGCCCGGGGGGTACTGATTGATATCTCAGCGGTATCGATCGTGGATTCGTTCATGGGCCGAATTTTGGGTAACATCGCCACCATGTCGAAAATTCTGGATGCCGAAACCGTTGTCGTGGGCATGCAGCCGGCCGTTGCGATTACGTTGGTCGAGCTGGGTTTGCCACTTAATGGCGTGTTTACGGCCCTGAATGTGGAGCGAGGAATGATTTTATTGCAATCGCGGCTGGCTTCCGATCCGGACGAAGAGGAAGACGAAGATGATAACCCTGAATAG
- a CDS encoding STAS domain-containing protein → MKASTIKMLQSQKEQIIELWMENQMEDPTLREDLMSNEDLRVQSIELIDALLHTLTEANSTQVESQDFEPVFEILAGISLSRARQGYTPRETAVFIFSLKDAIFSVLRTKITDLALLNQELLEVSKLIDSLGIVTFETFIQGREEVILRQTDEIAEISTPIIRVWDGIIALPIIGTLDSARTQIVMENLLVEIVNSESSIAILDISGVPAVDSLVAQHLIKTVSATRLMGAECIISGIRPEIAQTIVHLGIDLSSIITKATLASALRQAFTMLQLEVIKVRKDKKA, encoded by the coding sequence ATGAAAGCAAGTACTATTAAAATGCTCCAGTCGCAAAAGGAGCAAATAATAGAGCTATGGATGGAAAATCAGATGGAAGATCCCACGTTACGGGAAGATCTGATGTCCAACGAAGATTTACGTGTGCAATCCATCGAATTGATTGACGCGTTACTGCATACCCTTACCGAAGCCAATAGTACACAAGTTGAATCCCAGGACTTTGAGCCCGTCTTTGAAATTCTGGCGGGTATTTCGTTGTCTCGGGCTCGTCAGGGCTATACGCCCCGCGAAACGGCGGTATTCATCTTTAGTCTGAAGGACGCCATCTTTTCCGTTTTACGGACGAAAATTACTGATTTGGCACTTCTTAATCAGGAATTACTCGAAGTTAGCAAGCTCATCGACAGCCTGGGAATCGTTACGTTCGAAACGTTTATTCAAGGACGGGAAGAAGTCATTCTTCGCCAGACGGATGAAATTGCTGAAATCTCTACGCCGATCATTCGGGTTTGGGATGGCATCATTGCTCTGCCAATCATCGGTACCCTCGACAGTGCCCGCACGCAAATTGTGATGGAAAACCTGCTCGTCGAAATTGTCAATTCCGAAAGTAGTATTGCTATTCTGGATATTTCTGGCGTTCCGGCAGTCGACTCACTGGTCGCTCAACATTTAATAAAAACCGTTAGTGCTACGCGTCTGATGGGGGCTGAGTGTATTATTAGTGGTATTCGTCCCGAAATTGCCCAGACCATTGTACACCTCGGTATTGATCTTTCTTCCATCATTACCAAAGCCACGCTGGCCAGTGCCCTGCGGCAGGCCTTTACGATGTTACAACTGGAAGTGATTAAAGTTAGAAAGGATAAAAAAGCGTAA
- a CDS encoding thioredoxin family protein produces MTLEEFLQSEECVLMLIFQQYSPSVSQAERVLESFVSQHPKDARLLRVACGTEDELFKRYKIRSNPTVLGLRKGREIWRHEGCADAQTMDQVESRLVGNHV; encoded by the coding sequence ATGACTTTGGAAGAATTTCTCCAGAGCGAAGAGTGCGTGCTGATGTTGATTTTTCAACAATACAGCCCCTCGGTAAGCCAGGCTGAACGAGTGCTGGAAAGCTTCGTAAGTCAGCACCCTAAAGACGCTCGTTTGCTACGAGTAGCTTGTGGCACAGAAGATGAATTATTTAAACGGTATAAAATTCGCTCGAATCCAACCGTGTTGGGCTTGCGTAAGGGTCGGGAAATCTGGCGGCATGAAGGATGTGCCGATGCCCAGACGATGGATCAGGTAGAATCTCGTTTGGTAGGGAATCACGTCTAA
- a CDS encoding acetyl-CoA hydrolase/transferase family protein, translating to MYQDRILRRELIDKIVTADQAAALIKDQMVVGSSGFTKAGDSKAVLPALASRAQAKPLHITLLTGASLGHNTDAALTTSHVLSRRMPFQVDPVLRKSINAGEVMFIDHHLYETVEQLQNKHLPPVDIAVIEVTKIEEDGSLVPTTSVGNSAHFAALAQQVIVEVNLSMPLGLSGLHDIFLTGGYPERSIIPITSPSSRIGRTSIPVDPEKIVAIVITNIPDSPATVVPPDVKTTAIAEYLLDFFKNEVKQGRLKKSLLPLQAGIGKVANAVMSGFLKSDYENLTMYSEVLQDSTFELIDAGKMTYASASSITVSEEWYHRIMDNLNLYRDKVVLRPQNISNAPEVIRRMGVIGINTAIEFDIYGNVNSTHLSGTHMMNGIGGSGDFARNAFLSIFVTQAASKENAISHVVPMASHVDHTEHDVDILVTDQGLADLRGLAPRERAKVIIANCVHPDYRDELKSYYERACQRGGHTPHVLEEAFSWHSRLATTGSMKKSLTELSY from the coding sequence ATGTATCAGGACCGAATCTTACGCCGGGAACTCATCGATAAAATAGTAACAGCCGATCAGGCAGCCGCTCTCATCAAAGACCAGATGGTCGTAGGGTCGAGCGGTTTTACCAAAGCTGGCGATAGCAAGGCCGTATTGCCCGCCCTAGCCAGTCGGGCTCAGGCTAAACCCCTGCATATTACCTTACTCACGGGAGCTTCGTTGGGACATAATACGGATGCAGCTCTAACAACCAGTCACGTACTCAGCCGACGCATGCCGTTTCAGGTGGATCCGGTATTGCGGAAGAGTATTAATGCGGGGGAAGTGATGTTCATCGACCATCACCTCTACGAAACCGTTGAGCAACTCCAGAACAAACACCTGCCACCGGTGGACATTGCCGTTATTGAAGTAACCAAGATTGAGGAAGATGGAAGTTTGGTACCTACCACGTCCGTGGGGAACTCGGCTCACTTTGCGGCTCTGGCCCAGCAGGTGATCGTGGAGGTGAATCTTTCGATGCCGTTGGGTTTGTCGGGGCTTCACGACATATTTCTAACGGGAGGCTATCCTGAACGTTCCATTATTCCGATTACCTCGCCTTCTTCCCGAATTGGCCGTACCTCCATCCCCGTTGATCCCGAGAAAATCGTAGCGATTGTCATCACCAACATTCCGGATAGTCCGGCAACGGTAGTGCCGCCGGATGTGAAGACGACGGCCATTGCCGAGTACTTGCTGGATTTCTTTAAAAACGAAGTGAAGCAGGGACGGCTCAAGAAATCGCTTTTACCCTTGCAGGCGGGTATTGGTAAAGTGGCCAATGCCGTAATGTCTGGATTTTTGAAGAGCGATTACGAAAATCTGACCATGTATTCGGAGGTGTTGCAGGATAGTACCTTCGAATTGATTGATGCCGGAAAAATGACCTACGCTTCTGCGTCGTCCATTACGGTTTCGGAAGAATGGTATCACCGGATTATGGATAACCTGAACCTGTATCGCGATAAAGTCGTCCTCCGGCCGCAAAACATCAGTAACGCCCCGGAAGTCATCCGCCGCATGGGCGTGATTGGCATCAATACGGCCATTGAGTTTGACATCTACGGAAACGTCAACTCTACGCACTTAAGCGGTACGCACATGATGAATGGGATTGGTGGTTCCGGCGATTTCGCCCGCAATGCCTTCCTGAGCATTTTCGTAACACAGGCTGCCTCGAAGGAAAATGCTATTTCACACGTGGTACCGATGGCTTCGCACGTGGATCATACCGAGCATGACGTTGATATTCTGGTAACGGATCAGGGGCTCGCCGATTTACGCGGACTGGCCCCCCGGGAGCGGGCGAAAGTGATTATTGCCAATTGCGTACATCCGGACTACCGGGACGAATTGAAATCGTACTACGAGCGGGCGTGTCAGCGGGGCGGCCACACGCCGCACGTGCTGGAAGAAGCCTTCAGCTGGCATTCGAGACTGGCGACTACCGGTAGCATGAAGAAATCCTTAACGGAATTAAGTTACTAA
- a CDS encoding ATP-binding SpoIIE family protein phosphatase, whose product MDNHRSFAATDRSYLALTKREIHSMASQLEFPTHRLAEIDLIVAELASNLIKHATGGEILVRSFNEANQSGIELISIDQGPGIADPTRMLEDGMSTTQTLGHGLGSIKRLSDTFQIYSQPDWGTIILSRIYKVVPQRRMSRLDIRSIVVPKPGETQSGDGFFAKIAPEQVKLFLGDGLGHGPEAALAVQTAIEALKTSTESRPSELIRLLHRAVKKTRGLVGTLAFFDAKTRTWQLCGVGNIATTLKGANFSKRHFSYNGIIGMNIPTSLNEQTLVMEAGQYLILCSDGIRSRWETYKYPNITKYDLSILAAALYKDYARKTDDMSIVVCRFN is encoded by the coding sequence ATGGATAATCATCGAAGTTTTGCGGCTACAGATCGAAGTTATCTGGCTCTTACGAAACGGGAAATTCACAGCATGGCCTCCCAGCTGGAATTTCCTACGCATCGGCTAGCTGAGATTGATCTAATCGTAGCCGAACTGGCCTCCAACCTCATCAAACACGCTACCGGGGGAGAAATCCTGGTCCGATCCTTCAACGAAGCGAATCAAAGTGGAATCGAACTCATCAGTATTGATCAGGGTCCCGGCATTGCTGACCCAACCCGAATGCTGGAAGATGGCATGTCCACGACCCAGACCCTGGGCCACGGTCTGGGTTCGATTAAACGTCTCTCGGATACGTTTCAGATTTATTCCCAGCCGGACTGGGGTACGATCATTCTGTCTCGCATTTACAAGGTAGTGCCACAGCGTCGGATGTCCAGGTTGGACATCCGTTCGATTGTCGTACCTAAACCCGGTGAAACGCAAAGCGGTGATGGCTTTTTCGCAAAAATCGCTCCGGAGCAGGTAAAGCTTTTTCTCGGTGATGGTCTCGGCCACGGTCCAGAAGCCGCTTTGGCCGTTCAAACCGCTATTGAAGCCCTAAAAACCAGTACCGAGTCTCGCCCTTCGGAACTGATCCGACTCTTACACCGAGCGGTGAAGAAAACCCGCGGCCTGGTAGGTACGCTGGCCTTCTTTGATGCCAAGACTCGTACCTGGCAGTTGTGCGGCGTTGGTAATATTGCGACTACGCTGAAAGGAGCTAATTTCTCCAAAAGACATTTTTCGTATAATGGCATCATTGGGATGAATATCCCAACGTCCCTGAACGAACAGACCCTGGTAATGGAAGCCGGACAATACCTGATTTTATGTTCGGACGGCATTCGTTCCCGCTGGGAAACCTATAAATATCCTAACATTACCAAGTACGATTTATCTATTCTGGCCGCTGCCTTGTACAAAGATTACGCCCGTAAGACGGACGATATGTCGATAGTAGTCTGCCGTTTCAATTAA
- a CDS encoding tetratricopeptide repeat protein, producing the protein MKKFRTLPVYTLLLGLSLWLSSCNSSNKHLEEGRKLLGENKINEAITALNEAVSADAGNAQALNARGVAYYQLKDYSNALLDYEQAMKADSSLYLPYFNRAKLRIAQNDFESAIKDFSKAATLAPDSAEIYLNRGFVYAELKLPQKATPDFDKAVQLAPKNAETYFVRGNLYLEQKNYPSAIRDYEQAVGLRSDFPKAFYNMGLAQNLVGNREAACLSFQQAKKLGYAEAADAVATFCK; encoded by the coding sequence ATGAAAAAGTTTCGTACGCTTCCGGTATACACTCTATTACTAGGCCTATCTCTCTGGCTGTCAAGCTGTAATTCTTCGAATAAACATTTAGAAGAAGGCCGAAAATTATTGGGTGAAAATAAAATAAACGAGGCCATTACTGCCCTAAATGAAGCCGTATCGGCCGATGCAGGCAACGCACAGGCTCTAAATGCCCGGGGCGTGGCTTACTATCAGCTCAAAGATTACTCCAACGCACTGCTCGATTACGAACAGGCCATGAAGGCCGATTCATCGCTGTATCTGCCCTATTTCAATCGGGCTAAACTCCGGATTGCCCAGAATGATTTCGAGTCGGCGATCAAGGATTTTAGTAAAGCGGCAACGCTGGCTCCTGATTCCGCCGAAATTTACCTCAATCGTGGTTTTGTATACGCCGAGCTAAAGCTTCCCCAGAAAGCCACGCCCGACTTCGACAAAGCAGTACAGCTAGCTCCCAAGAACGCGGAAACTTATTTCGTTCGGGGGAATCTATACCTGGAACAGAAAAACTATCCCTCGGCTATTCGTGATTACGAGCAGGCGGTTGGGTTACGTTCCGATTTTCCGAAAGCCTTTTACAACATGGGACTGGCCCAGAATCTGGTGGGAAATCGGGAAGCGGCCTGCTTGAGCTTCCAGCAAGCTAAAAAACTAGGGTATGCCGAAGCGGCCGATGCCGTTGCAACGTTCTGTAAATAG
- a CDS encoding anti-sigma regulatory factor: protein MITLNRDRLFIQKDQDVVILRNRVKEYATKIGMGLVNQTKLITGASELVRNMLRYAQGGEVLIEVVSRGRENGIRLTFSDRGPGIADLNKAMQDGFSTGRSLGLGLPGTKRLMSEFSIKSAVGEGTTVTVIKWKNG, encoded by the coding sequence ATGATAACCCTGAATAGAGATCGCCTCTTCATACAGAAAGATCAGGATGTCGTGATTTTACGAAACCGGGTAAAAGAATACGCTACCAAAATTGGCATGGGGCTGGTCAATCAGACTAAACTGATTACCGGAGCCAGCGAACTGGTACGCAATATGCTACGCTATGCTCAAGGCGGAGAAGTGCTCATTGAAGTCGTCAGTCGTGGTCGCGAAAATGGCATACGACTCACCTTTAGCGATCGCGGTCCCGGTATTGCTGATCTCAATAAAGCTATGCAGGATGGCTTTTCCACAGGCAGAAGCCTGGGGCTGGGCCTTCCTGGTACGAAACGGCTCATGAGTGAATTCTCGATCAAAAGTGCAGTTGGAGAAGGAACAACCGTGACCGTTATTAAATGGAAGAATGGATAA